DNA from Daucus carota subsp. sativus chromosome 1, DH1 v3.0, whole genome shotgun sequence:
AATGACTTAATATATACCAGAACCTACAGGACATAAGAATCATGTATATAGTCATATGAGTTCCAGGTCTAACTTTTAAGTTTTATACTACACTTTATACAAGGTCCTTAACAGCAATTTTCATTGCTAATCTTGTTATAATATTCAacgtatattataatatttctatGATTCTTATTTGTAGTTATGGACGACGAGGAAACTATCTGGATAAATCTTCCTAAGTTTAGTGAGAGATACGTTGGTGGGGTAGAGGCATTCATTCAAAATGCATTCCCCAAATTTTCCGTAGGTGATGAAATAACCTGCCCTTGCAAGAATTGTAATAACCGCAAGTGGTATAGGGCAGATGTGATCTACAATCATCTTATATGTAGTGGTCCATCCACATTATATGCTAATTGGGTTTATGAGGTTTCACTTAGATCTGATAGAGATAGTGAAGATCTGATAGATTGTGAAACCAACATAAATTTTGGAGATACCCTAGATGAGATGCTGCATCGTACTAATGGACCaaatgatgatgtcaaaaatgttTTTCGCCATGTTCAGGAGGGAAAGCAGCCTTTGTATCCAGGCTGTGCAAAGTTTTCGCGATTAAGTTTTATCGTGAGACTTTATTCCTTAAAGTGTGCTCATGGGATTTCAGAGTCGGGATTTGGGGATATACTAGGGTTGATAAGGGAAGCTTTTCCACAGGCACACATACCATTATCTTTCAATGCTGCGAAGAATATCATTAGAGATCTAGGACTTGACTATAAAAAAATACACGCTTGTCCTAACAATTGCATGTTGTATTGGGGtgagaatgaaaaagaaaattcctGCAAAACTTGTGGTGTTTCGAGGTGGAACATAGTGGAAAAAGAAGGGACGAGCAACAATGATCCAAAGAAGTTGATTCATAAAGTGCCGAAAAATGTCATGCGCTATTTTCCACTTAAGCCAAGACTACGACGAATGTTTATGTGCGAGGAGTTTGCAGAACTTATGACATGGCATGCTTTGGGACGGAAAAATGATGGCAAACTTAGACATCCAGCTGATAGTGATACTTGGAGGGCAATGGATGCTAGGTATCCTCATTTCTCGTCAGAAACTAGGAATATAAGGTTGGGTGTTGCTGCTGATGGATTCAATCCTTTCCGAACAATGAATACTTCACACACCACCTGGCCTATTATTTTGGTTAACTATAACTTGCCTCCTTGGTTATGTATGCGTCAAGAAAACCTTATTCTTTCAACCCTCATTTCTGGCCCGGAATCTCCATCCAATAACATTGATGTTTTTATGCAACCTCTTATTAGTGAGTTAAAAGAGTTATGGGAGGAAGGGATAGAAACCTATGATTCGTTTACTAGTCAGAATTTTAGGTTACGTGCTGCTGTGATTTGGACCATAAGCGATTTTCCCGGATATGCAATGTTATCCGGTTGGAGCACCAAGGGCAAATTGGCTTGTCCAGTTTGTAACTACGAGACCTCCTCAATGTACCTAAAGCATAGTAGAAAAATATGCTACATGAATCATAGGAAATTTCTGGATCCCGAACATAAGTGGCGGTTTGATAAAAAAAGATTCAATGGTGATGTCGAAATGGGAGGGTGCCCTGAAATTTTAACAGGATCAGACATTGAGGAATTGCTATCAGGCTACATAAATCACTTTGGGGGGGATCCGCACTTACGAAAAAAGCGTAAGATTGACTCGCCTTTCAAAAAGAAgtcaatattttttgatttaccTTATTGGAGTCACAATTTACTTCGGCATAACCTTGATGTTATGCACATCGAAAATAATATTTGTGACAACATAATTGGTACGTTACTGAATATTGCTCACAAGTCAAAAGACCACGTCAATGCTCGATATGATTTACAAGATCTCGGCATTAGAAAGGAGCTTCATCCCATTGAATCTGGCGATGGGACGCGTGTTGAAATTGCTGCTGCCATTTTTGATTTGACAAAGGAGGAGAAAGATATATTTTGTGCAGTTCTGAAAAATGCAAAACTGCCACATGGTTGTGCATCGAACATTAGCCGTTATGTGCACACGAAGGAGAGAAAAGTATCGGGCTATAAGAGCCATGATGCTCATTTTATGTTGCACTATTTGTTACAGTTCGCCGTGAAAAAATCATTGAAACCTGAGGTCGCAGTCCCTTTAATTAGATTAGGGGCATTTCTAAGAGGTATTTCGGCCAAAGTCATTGACTTGAGTGAAATTTCTAGGCTGCAGAAGGAAATAATTGAAATTCTTTGTCAATTTGAGACAATTTTCCCTCCAGCCTTTTTTGATGTTATGGTGCACTTGCTAGTTCACTTATGCAGAGAAGTACAACTGGGTGGACCAGTGAATCAACGCTGCATGTTTGGAATTGAGAGATATCTCAATAAATTAAAGTCATATAATCGCAATAGAAGCAAGCCTGAGGGCTCCATTGCTGAGGGTTATCTGGCTGACGAGTGCTTAATATTCTGCTCACGATTCTTGAATGGTAATGAGGGAGCAACACAACTCAGAAGCTGtccacaaaaacaagaatttCCTATTGGCACGAGAAGAAACAAAGATGGAACAGCTGTTCACTTAGAAGAATCTGAGTTAAAAGCATGTCATCAGTACATTTTATTCAATTCTGCCAGCAAAGAAATTGAAAGTTTGATTGAGTAAGCTTTCAAACTCTAACTTGTGCTGgtacttttttaataaaatctttgttatttttttttattttttaaccaaGTAACCTAATTATTTTAGGGAGCACCGTGCCCTTGTCGATGGTCAGTCAAAGTTAAAAAGATACAAGCGGGAGAGAGAGCATACTGAAGATTTCTCAAAGTGGTTAAAGGAAGAAGTTGCAAAAAAAGAGAATGTTTCAAAAGAATTACAAGTGCTCGCAATGGGACCGAATCCAACAGTTAAAAGGTTTAGTGGATATGTAATTAACGGATATAGGTTCCATACAAAGTATAGGGATAGTAAATGCATCTGAGATTTCATCACAAAGGGGAATTTCAAAAAAGCCGCTACGTTGGTGGAGTACAAACACTGATAAAGGGAATCAGTGCTGATATATTTTCTTTCACTGTGTTGATGGAGCATGTGAAAGACGACCTCCAATATTCAGAAATTGGAGGAATTTATATAAGCAAGGGGAAGGCATCCGGGGGGTGGACGATGGTCAGTAAAGATGCAGAGCTGGCTGCACTGGTTGATAAAGCCAAGAGTGGTGACCATATTGATCTCTATGTTGACACGGTTCTTGATAATACTAGTGAACCACTCCCACAAATGCAGCCTCATGTAATTATACGGCCAAGGGAGAATATATATGCAGGTATCAAATAAATAGTCTATATAGCTGAacattttgataaaaaaactaGCACATATAcgtatataatttatgaaactccTGCCATCTGATTATATCTTAATGTAATTTTCAGATCAGAAGCAAATGAAGCGCATGTATGTTACTGCTCATCACTTGAAACAACAACAATTGAACAAAAAATCTGTTCGGGTTGGTAAGAATGCGAAGATGCCAACTCGAAAGTCGCCAAGACTGAATAAACAACAACAAAACAACGAAGCAAGTGCGACTAAAGATTGTGCAAGTGCTAAAAGGAAATTGGTTTTACCTGAGCCATCACATGAAGATGAATGTATGGGAGATAATCAGTTGGAGGTAATAGTAAGAAATATTTTGTCAACATTCAAATTTTTGAGTTCTCTTCATGTTTTAGAATTTTAACTCCTCCCCTTTATAGTGACAACTTAGAAAATACTGTCTCGCAGGGGTCCGCTCTACCACCTCCACCCCCTCCACCACCGCTAACACCATCAAATAAAAAGTTTGCTATGCGTATAGAGGATTATGACAAAGGTCTGACGGATTATGAAAAACAGAGAGCTGcaaatctgaagaagaacaaTGAAGTTCTTATAGCCCTCAATTTGCCCACCTTAGCAGCTGCAATTAAGCCTCCAGACTTGAAGAAAAAGCAAAAAGAAAGGGTGCAAGAGGACAGCGAGGATTATGTTCCAGAGCATACGGAGGAACATGATGATGATAGTGATTCTGAAGTTCCGGCAAAGGTGTGTCACATCTGGAGATTCAATTTACCACTTTGTAACCCATAAAATGCTTAAATATTACCATGTgtacctaattatatatatatatatatatatatatatatatatatatatatatatattgcagaaAACCAAAAATGTGAAGAAGACCAAGTCTCTTTTTGGACCAACAACTCGTTCAAGATCCAATGCTCCTCCTGTGAAAGATGTTACAAGTGACAAGGAAGTGAATGATGCAAACCACGAGGAACATGTCCCCATTCAGTTACCAGAAGCGGGTGGAAAAGGTACGGTGGATGATTATATGGCTATGCGGAAACGCCAAAGGGAGAATTCTGTAAAGGCTGCCACAACCAAAAAACCACCTCAACCTGCAGAACCTAGCTTGGCTGATTACGAAGATGGAGAAGAAAATGAAGGTCAGCATATATTCCTTTCTTCATTTTTATTGTACAGCCTtgctataaaaaaaaattcacaaaaattgaaTTTGCCTGATTTCATCGATgtgaatatttatgatttttgtgaTGTCAAATTAAAAGAATTCACATCAGtaaaatcaataatattaaatataatctatatgTCACTAAAATTCTTAAATGGTATTTAGAAGAGACTGAAAGCACTGAATTTATAGGTATTGGCATTGTGATAACATATGGATATCTATAAAGCTAAATTTATGTACACAATATTATTAGTCTTGACGGCTTTATAATGGGGTAAAGGGACTAACCCAAACCATATACGGATGCATAGTAATTTAAATGTGCTGCAAACAGaaatgtttttatataatatgtcCGAGACCTGATatgctttatttttttatgtaatgtttttttgttctttctctAATTAATGCATCATCTATTTTGTTCATGCACCTAAAGTTGAAGTTCCAAAGAGATTCCGAGGAGGAACAAGAATGGATAGAGTTCACTCCAGGCCCTTTGACAAGAGAGTTGTGATTGACATGAATAGCCGTTTCCAGCCTATTTCAGATGACGACAAAGTTGTGTCTGAACTTAGCAACTTTTTGGGGACAATGGCGAGACGTTGTGTGGCGCTAACTTATGTAAGTTGGCGTCATGTTCCTAAAAGCCTGAAGGACACAATGTGGAGTTATGTGAAGGTACATACTGActttaaataaatgtaaaattttgttttttccgTTAGTATTTCAGGATGTACAGTAAAATATTCAAGATTAGTTTAACATATTTTATGTTCAACTTTTTGAAGCAACGGTATATTATTCCTGAGGAATTGAGAGCATGGTCGATGATGACAATTCAAGAATCTTGGAGGGGGCGCAAGTGCCGCTTGAAGAAGGCACATTACACTCCTTATGACAATGATGAGGATAGGCTGGAAAATAGGCCTGAAGATGTTCCACTTGAAACTTTCAAGTCGCTGATAAAATACTGGGGAGATGCAAAAGTTCAGGTATATGTGTTACTTTAAAACTCTCAGCATCCTTGTTTTTCACTTTAATagagataaaaatttaattaaaaacggATAAACGTAATATGATACTGTGCTTATATTTGTGgtctttttctaaaaattataagagatgtaatgttataaaatttttatttcaaatattttttgaatgtgATATTTGCGATATTCATAGCATTCATGTTTTTTGCAGGAAAATGCGAGGAAATGTGTTGTGAGCCGTAGTTTTGTGGTTGACACACATACTGCTGGTCCTAGATGTTTCTCACAAGTAAAATACAAAATGGTATATCACTTCTTGAATGCcttgttttatttattattcatgtgttcttaaattttaacgtgttcttaaaatatacaaaaacataaaatcatAATCTTTCTAATAATTcagttatattcaattttatgtaTACGCTCTATCCTAAATTTCCTTCGAGTTTATGTACTAATTTATTAATGGAGTTTGCGTCCATAGGCTGTTTATAAATGGAGTTTGTATAGTTTGtgcttttttctaatttatatgtGTGCTATGACTAAATATCAAAGTTGAAGTCATGTTGTAAGTTTATATGTATTCcaagataaataaatttgatgctaataatactttttaaaattgtattagCTAATATGATCGGATGTTAATGTCTCATCTAATTGATATTGCTATACTTGTGATCTTTTTTACTAGCAAAAGAAGATGCAGCAGACTATGCCGGATGCGGGTGAACCATCAGATGCGAAAGTTTTTGTTAAAACTCGTAAACGACACCCAGGACGCACATATATGACTGAGCCTTCTGTAATGAAGTACAGAATTGTAagcatttagtttttttttaattaaatgttaTGCAACTGAATTACTAGTGTAACTTAGAACTTGATATATTTCATTGGTTTCGGTCTCCTAAATTTGTAGGATAAGATTAAGAAGAAGCTCAGCACAGCAGAAGAGGGGATTGATGAACTGATCACAGATGGAAAAGAACATGGTTCATCTTGGCTTGTAGGAAGATCAGTGGAGCCATCCAAAATTCCTGCCGCTGCTCCAACACAGACGTATGTGCAGGACCTCACAAGCAAGATAAGGGGAAGTCTGGTGGAAGAAGTCGAGGCAAAAGTGAGTGAGAGGGTGCAATCAGAGTTGGATGCTCAGGTTAACAAAAAGGTCCAGGAAAATTTGACATATGTGCTTAAAAAATTGGGTGAAGCAAACCCAAATATCAACATTGATCTTGGGGAGCTTTGCACGACCGTCTCGAGTGACCAAGAAAATGGCACTCCTACGACTGGTGGCACTAGCTCTTAGTTAATTATCTCTGCTCTATTTTAGAGAATTTATCTTTTGCTTATAATATTCTAACGTAGACATTGTGCATTAACTATGGTTGAATGGTATGTACTTGGTAAATTAATTCGGTGGATTTCTTGTAGTTGCTTGGGATATATTATGTAGTTGTTGGATTATTTTGGTGAATCTATGTAGTTGGTGGATGTATGTAGTTGGTGGATTCTTTTGGTGGTTTTATGGAGTTGGTGGTTTAGTTTGGAGAATTGTAGTTTGTGGATTCTATATACAGTTGGTTGtgtattgatgttttattgGTAATTATGCAGTTGGTTGTGTAATGGATAGGCCACTTACAAACATgctatttcattttttcatatCTAAAACTGTTGGCATTGCTATTATAAACTGTTGGCAAAAAGAacagatttatcaaaaaaatgttGCTAAAATATGTTGCAGTTGCTGAAAAATATGTTGGCAAAAACTGGGGACCAGAGGTGGGCCCCACTTAATGACGTGGCACCTGTGGTCCCCACTGCTGCCGACGTGGTAGTGAGGGACCCACCATGATGACGTGGCAAATGTCCCCActgctgctgacgtggcagggtGGGACCCACTATGATGACGTGGCATCTGGGCCCCACCTTTGATGACGTGGCACATTGTGGGCCCACAGTTGATGACATGGCAAATGTGGGGCCCACATGTGATGACGTGGCTTCAGGGTCTCGTCACTGCTTATGTGGCAGTGGTGGGTCCCACAACTTCTGATGTGTCACTTATGGTCCACACACCTGCTGACGTAGCAAAAGCGGTCCCCACATGTGGGGCCCACTTCATTTTCCAAAAATCTGTACGCAACGCCAACACATATATGTGTTGGTATAGGCTAACTGAATCGTTGCTGCTGGAGcctaataaaacataaaatttgatgTTGGCATAGAGGAATGCAGTGTTGCCATAAAGAGCAAAGGCAACATCGAAAAATGCAACGCTTATATATGTTGCCTTTGATCGATTTTTGGTCTATGGCAACATATTATGAAGCTAAAGCAACGTTTCATGGGTGTTGCCATATGCATTCTATGGTGTAGTGAAAGCAGCGGTCAAACCCAAAATCAAAAGTCACAAACTTAGAGACACAGCTCCATAAATCCAAAATCAATATCtaataaattcatcaaattattCTTAATAAACACCAAGTCTTTATTCAATAATGCAAATAATCACGAAGCATAAAATCCAAAAGCCCTCATTCTAATTCTCAAAATCCTTCCACATGATAAGAACCTGAAATATAGAAAAACAGATGAGCTACACAGCTCAACAAGTAACAATTGACTGTAAAC
Protein-coding regions in this window:
- the LOC108218780 gene encoding uncharacterized protein LOC108218780; the protein is MDDEETIWINLPKFSERYVGGVEAFIQNAFPKFSVGDEITCPCKNCNNRKWYRADVIYNHLICSGPSTLYANWVYEVSLRSDRDSEDLIDCETNINFGDTLDEMLHRTNGPNDDVKNVFRHVQEGKQPLYPGCAKFSRLSFIVRLYSLKCAHGISESGFGDILGLIREAFPQAHIPLSFNAAKNIIRDLGLDYKKIHACPNNCMLYWGENEKENSCKTCGVSRWNIVEKEGTSNNDPKKLIHKVPKNVMRYFPLKPRLRRMFMCEEFAELMTWHALGRKNDGKLRHPADSDTWRAMDARYPHFSSETRNIRLGVAADGFNPFRTMNTSHTTWPIILVNYNLPPWLCMRQENLILSTLISGPESPSNNIDVFMQPLISELKELWEEGIETYDSFTSQNFRLRAAVIWTISDFPGYAMLSGWSTKGKLACPVCNYETSSMYLKHSRKICYMNHRKFLDPEHKWRFDKKRFNGDVEMGGCPEILTGSDIEELLSGYINHFGGDPHLRKKRKIDSPFKKKSIFFDLPYWSHNLLRHNLDVMHIENNICDNIIGTLLNIAHKSKDHVNARYDLQDLGIRKELHPIESGDGTRVEIAAAIFDLTKEEKDIFCAVLKNAKLPHGCASNISRYVHTKERKVSGYKSHDAHFMLHYLLQFAVKKSLKPEVAVPLIRLGAFLRGISAKVIDLSEISRLQKEIIEILCQFETIFPPAFFDVMVHLLVHLCREVQLGGPVNQRCMFGIERYLNKLKSYNRNRSKPEGSIAEGYLADECLIFCSRFLNGNEGATQLRSCPQKQEFPIGTRRNKDGTAVHLEESELKACHQYILFNSASKEIESLIE